From a single Pleurodeles waltl isolate 20211129_DDA chromosome 8, aPleWal1.hap1.20221129, whole genome shotgun sequence genomic region:
- the LOC138249482 gene encoding olfactory receptor 6N1-like produces the protein MGSWELYSQNRSTVTKFIIFGFPNLQGFQALLFWIFLTIYLLTVTGNGMILLLTNTDAKLMTPMYLFISHLSFLDMSYVTVTVPKMLAKFLMDNSDISFSGCFLQMYLFLSMAATECFLLAVMSFDRYYAICRPLHYHSRMTRKISIYLSTAAWTGGFLACFPLVVFASTLPFCGPNVIHHYYCDHPPLLQLACADTSLNVVLGSSIGFFVIISSFSLVVASYVQIILSILRIASPGGRRKAFSTCTSHLIVVNLFFLPLVFMYIRPTASYSPDTDSLIAMLYTVLTPMLNPLIYTLRNKDIRETFERKMAVFSTNISK, from the coding sequence ATGGGAAGCTGGGAGCTCTACAGCCAGAACCGCAGCACAGTAACCAAGTTCATTATATTTGGATTCCCAAATCTGCAGGGCTTCCAGGCCTTGCTCTTCTGGATATTTCTCACCATCTACCTTCTCACAGTCACAGGCAAtgggatgattctccttctgacaAACACTGATGCCAAGCTCATGACTCCTATGTACTTGTTCATTAGCCACTTGTCCTTCCTGGATATGAGCTATGTCACAGTCACTGTCCCAAAAATGCTAGCCAAGTTTCTGATGGACAACAGTGATATTTCCTTCAGTGGTTGCTTCTTACAGATGTATTTGTTTCTCTCGATGGCAGCAACAGAATGCTTCCTCTTGGCTGTGATGTCCTTCGATCGCTATTATGCAATTTGTCGACCTCTGCATTACCACTCACGAATGACCAGAAAGATTTCTATCTACCTCTCTACAGCAGCTTGGACTGGGGGATTTCTCGCATGTTTCCCTTTAGTGGTGTTTGCTTCCACTCTTCCCTTCTGTGGACCAAATGTGATTCATCATTACTACTGTGACCATCCACCGCTTCTCCAACTGGCCTGTGCTGACACTTCCCTCAATGTGGTGCTGGGCTCCTCCATCGGGTTTTTTGTGAtcatttcatcattttctcttgttGTGGCTTCTTATGTACAAATTATATTATCCATCCTGAGGATTGCTTCTCCAGGGGGACGAAGAAAGGCATTTTCAACATGCACTTCTCACTTGATAGTAGTCAACTTATTTTTCCTGCCTCTTGTTTTCATGTACATACGGCCAACCGCGTCATATTCACCTGACACTGACTCTCTGATTGCCATGCTCTACACTGTGCTTACACCCATGTTGAACCCTCTGATATACACCCTGAGGAACAAAGACATTAGGGAGACTTTCGAAAGGAAAATGGCTGTCTTCAGCACCAACATCTCCAAATGA